From the Anguilla anguilla isolate fAngAng1 chromosome 6, fAngAng1.pri, whole genome shotgun sequence genome, one window contains:
- the LOC118229591 gene encoding guanine nucleotide-binding protein subunit alpha-11-like, with the protein MWTFVSVCLDHFGVHRTAMLRWCCSTEEERAAIEVDRKINKMLREHARLLRRECSMCIIGMDNSGKTTLFRQMQMIHEGGYSVQSRKAFAETVFQNVFTAIKALTKAMITLNIPYSSPENQLDAQWIQDVETRQVTTLEARHTDAIRRLWADPGIRTCYGRRREFQLLDSTEYFMNNLDRIAAPGYVPTDQDVLRAKTSANKSVEYSFDTGEHFLRIFEPDLFHNRRFRHIMMEANFFIFVASLSEYDQFGPWSSNPPDPFEHLVREGAQCFCSCVNNGIFQHIPFILFLNKTDILAEKIQTSDLQTYFPEFTGKKGDAEAAMDFIRGLYLSRVHVESKQLYVHFTCAIDTESIRQVFNDIKGNVLNKYLKNCLL; encoded by the exons ATGTGGACATTCGTCTCAGTGTGCTTAGATCATTTCGGTGTTCATCGTACAGCAATGTTGCGCTGGTGTTGTTCaacggaggaggagagggcggCCATCGAGGTGGacagaaagataaataaaatgctcaGAGAGCACGCTCGTTTGCTGCGCCGGGAGTGCAGCATGTGCATAATCG GCATGGACAACAGTGGGAAAACCACCCTCTTCAGACAGATGCAAATGATCCACGAAGGGGGCTATTCTGTGCAGTCCCGGAAGGCCTTCGCCGAGACGGTCTTTCAGAACGTCTTCACTGCCATCAAGGCCCTGACCAAGGCCATGATCACCCTCAACATCCCCTACTCAAGCCCAGAGAACCAG CTGGACGCACAGTGGATCCAGGACGTGGAGACGCGGCAGGTCACCACACTGGAAGCCCGACACACGGACGCCATCCGCCGCCTCTGGGCCGACCCGGGTATCAGGACCTGCTACGGCCGCCGTCGAGAGTTTCAGCTTCTGGACTCCACCGAGTA CTTCATGAACAACCTGGACCGCATTGCTGCCCCGGGGTACGTCCCCACTGACCAGGATGTGCTGAGGGCCAAAACGTCCGCCAACAAATCTGTTGAGTATTCCTTCGACACCGGAGAGCACTTCTTAAG GATATTTGAGCCTGATTTATTCCACAACCGCAGATTCAGACACATCATGATGGAGGCGAATTTCTTCATCTTTGTGGCCTCTCTCAGCGAATACGACCAGTTTGG CCCCTGGTCGTCCAACCCCCCCGACCCCTTCGAGCACCTCGTAAGGGAAGGTGCGCAGTGTTTCTGCAGCTGTGTCAACAACGGCATCTTCCAACACATTCctttcatcctcttcctcaacaAGACGGACATCCTGGCTGAGAAGATCCAGACGTCCGACCTCCAGACCTACTTCCCCGAATTCACAG ggaaaaaaggtGATGCTGAAGCAGCCATGGACTTTATCCGGGGGCTGTACCTGAGCAGGGTCCACGTGGAGAGTAAGCAATTGTATGTCCACTTCACCTGTGCCATCGACACGGAGAGCATCCGCCAGGTCTTCAACGACATCAAGGGCAACGTCCTCAACAAGTACCTGAAGAACTGCCTTCTGTAG